The nucleotide sequence TCATGCGTCAGGCGGGCGAGGTCACCTACGCCGACGCCCACAAGGAGCGCACCAACGAGGGGGTGATTGAGTTCCGCAATCAGTCGGACATGAAGCGCGCTATAGACAAGTTGGATGGCACCGACATCAACGGGAGGAAGATTCGCCTAGTGCCGGACTGTCCTCGCAGGCGAAGGTCTTATTCTGGCAGCCGTTCCAGGTAGGGCAGCAGCACCTAATCGCTCAATTGTTATAAAGTTCATTGGAATCCAGACAAACCGTGATCATTTTCTTCCCCCCAATGCTTTTGACAGGTCTCGAAGCCGCCGTCGTTCCCGCAGCAGGAGCCGTAGGAGCAGGAGCTCCAGGAGCCGCTCCAGATCCAAATCTCGGTGAGAGCAGGGGGAATCACTAACGCCAAATTACCTTCAGAAGTTGCGATCTGTTTCAAAAGCGCTGAAGAGGATAAGTGGGAAGTGAATTTGGGCCTTATGTAtgcgttttctttttgttttctgcagGTCTGGGTCGCCCAGCAACAAGAGAGCCAAATCAGAAGAGAGCAAGTCCCGTTCACGCACCCGCAAATCCCGTTCCCGCTCGCGCTCCCGGTCCCGATCCCGATCGGCCGAACGCAAATCCAAGTCCCGTTCCAAGAGTCGCTCCAAAGTGAAGTCGGAGCGTGATTCCCGTTCACGCTCCAAGGAGAAGGCCCCGGAGAAATCCCGCAGTCGTTCCGGCTCCCCCGTGGAGAACGGTAACGAAGAGCGGGGGGCCAAATCCGCGTCCCGCTCCCGTTCTCCCTCCCCGCGTGAAGATGACCGCCGTTCCCAGTCCAGGGAGGGGCGCTCGCCCTCACGCTCCAGATCTCGCTCACGATCTAGGTCGGCCTCTCAGGATTAGCAGAGAACTTGAGGTGCCAGTCCTTTGTACTGTCCTGTTGTACATAGCGAGCGATTCTGGTTTGCGCTTCGCCAATTGTTCACCTTGGGCCCTGAAATCTTTTTGCACAAACGACATCATGTGCTGGGCCCAACACATTCAACGGGCTCCTTAAAACATGCTTCAACAACGTAACTTGCTACATTTCAATTTTTCAGCGTTGTGCTTCTCGTATAATTTGGCTTCTCCCCAAAAGTTTGATCTGAATTGGCCTTATGTACATATTGGTCCCTGTTCAAAATTGCCACGCTCAAGTATCACACTTAAGAAGCCCGTATGTGTTGCCTTTTGTTCTTTCTGCATGGTTCAgtgttgagctttttttctttcttttaggaCCCTTGAATGCATGTGATTTCCCTTTCCACTGAGAACAGCTAATTTCAAAAGCTCAACTTGGACTTTTTGCCCCCCCCTCAAAGTACATTagtggacagttttttttctttctgcataCTGGCAACTCAACTTTTCCTTTTTGTACGTTCAAATAAAGGTGTTTAAACCCATCAGAAGTGTCTGTTCTCATTAGTACGTCTTCCTCTAATCTAGTAAAGCATTTCAAATGCGTCTATTTGGGTGAAACGGCTAAATGTGCGGGATAACACGCGTTCCTAACTGATAAGGGAACGAAACAAGTGTTGACCGTCACAAAGCGGTGCGGTTACACTGAGGCGTACGCGCATGCGCAGTGGCAGCCGGGAGCCGCAGGAGAGCCGAGCTGGTAAGCCCAAAATTTCACTCCTAAAATGGACCCACAAGCGCTAATTAGCTCAACGTTTTGTCACGTCTAAGGTGGATGTAAGCTCTTATtcaatttttcaatttgaaaatgaaCCAGCGCATCTTCCGTGTGTCTTTTTTCCCGAGCGCATAGTCGTTTTAGCTTTACTAAAGGGCAACATCACCCCACCAAAGCTTTTAGCATAAATTTAAGAAAATGGCACGGGTTTAATTGTCGCAAATTGATTAAATGACTTGGAAATTGGGAAAGTCGTTTTATTTATACGCCCCACTGCTTGACATTATTAAGGGgtgataaataataaaaagatgaTTTATAAGTACAACCCTGAACGGCTGTCAAcgttcataaaaaaaagtcGTTTTAAGATTTTCGGCAGTGTGATTTAGCCTTGAGGTTTACCATCATCCGCCATTTTATTGTGGACATATGTCATCtcccaat is from Stigmatopora nigra isolate UIUO_SnigA chromosome 1, RoL_Snig_1.1, whole genome shotgun sequence and encodes:
- the LOC144199994 gene encoding serine/arginine-rich splicing factor 6-like — encoded protein: MPRVYIGRLGYHVREKDVQRFFGSFGKVLEVDLKNGYGFVEFEDNRDADDAVYELNGKDLCGDRVIVEHARGPRRDRDSYGGGHWGDSRRDGGGYNSRSRTGRDKYGPPVRTEYRLIVENLSSRCSWQDLKDFMRQAGEVTYADAHKERTNEGVIEFRNQSDMKRAIDKLDGTDINGRKIRLVPDCPRRRRSYSGSRSRSRSRRRSRSRSRRSRSSRSRSRSKSRSGSPSNKRAKSEESKSRSRTRKSRSRSRSRSRSRSAERKSKSRSKSRSKVKSERDSRSRSKEKAPEKSRSRSGSPVENGNEERGAKSASRSRSPSPREDDRRSQSREGRSPSRSRSRSRSRSASQD